In Streptomyces sp. NBC_00878, a single window of DNA contains:
- a CDS encoding glutamine amidotransferase, translating into MKGRAAMPHVLVVGESWFTHSVHQKGFDSFFTSEYVEGAQVFLGALRDRGHTVTYVPAHEIASRLPATVEGLESYDVVVISDVGANSFQLTPETFVRSVPVPDRTEVLRAYVERGGGLLMVGGYLTFTGIDAKARWGRTPLASALPVALHDRDDRVELPAGAAPRVVARHEVVDGLHGTWPDLLGLNEVAVRDGAELLVECAGHPLLAVGGYGAGRSAAFTSDLAPHWAPPAFLDWKGYPELWDRLVRWLARTPVGELAQAPVGEPAQAPVGEDV; encoded by the coding sequence TTGAAAGGCCGTGCCGCGATGCCCCATGTCCTCGTCGTGGGTGAGTCCTGGTTCACCCACTCCGTCCACCAGAAGGGGTTCGACTCCTTCTTCACCTCCGAGTACGTCGAGGGCGCCCAGGTCTTCCTCGGCGCGCTGCGCGACCGCGGCCACACGGTGACGTACGTACCGGCGCACGAGATAGCGAGCAGGCTGCCCGCCACGGTCGAGGGCCTGGAGTCCTACGACGTCGTCGTGATCAGTGACGTCGGCGCCAACAGCTTCCAGCTCACGCCGGAGACCTTCGTCCGCTCGGTCCCCGTACCGGACCGGACGGAAGTGTTGCGGGCCTACGTCGAGCGTGGCGGGGGCCTGCTGATGGTGGGCGGCTACCTGACCTTCACCGGCATCGACGCCAAGGCCCGTTGGGGGCGCACCCCGCTGGCGAGCGCGCTGCCGGTCGCTCTGCACGACCGGGACGACCGCGTGGAACTGCCCGCCGGGGCCGCGCCACGGGTCGTCGCCCGGCACGAGGTGGTCGACGGGCTGCACGGGACCTGGCCGGATCTGCTCGGGCTCAACGAAGTGGCGGTACGGGACGGGGCGGAGCTGCTCGTCGAGTGCGCGGGCCATCCGCTGCTGGCGGTCGGCGGTTACGGCGCGGGAAGGTCGGCGGCCTTCACGTCCGATCTGGCGCCGCACTGGGCCCCGCCCGCGTTTCTGGACTGGAAGGGCTATCCCGAGCTGTGGGACCGGCTGGTCCGCTGGCTGGCCCGGACCCCGGTGGGGGAACTGGCCCAGGCCCCGGTGGGGGAGCCCGCCCAGGCCCCGGTGGGGGAGGACGTCTGA
- a CDS encoding ABC transporter ATP-binding protein, with translation METTEETHETIDTAPLALEAVGLGKTYPNGTRAVSDVDLSVPGGEIRAIVGQNGAGKSTLMKLLYGLEQPSAGHIRVHGERVRLSGPQDAIALGVGMVHQNLMLVPSFTIAENVVLGVEPSRTGRAGRASRTGRFNGWAGRVDRTAAVERTAALAAAAGLAVDPEARVDAVSVGMRQRAEILKVLHRGARILILDEPTAVLTPQETTDLFTAVRGLRDSGMTVLFISHKLKEVREISDQVTVMRAGSVIGTVRTEEATPAHLASMMVGREMSLDVPKPPARPGANVLRVRGLSGPAVHGVSLDIAAGEIVGLAGVEGNGQTELVELLAGLRRPTAGTVTVDDADVTRLDAAGHRRAGIAHVPEDRLTNGAALDRSLADNLIVDRHDRPPVARHGILRTRHVRELAEDLISRYAIRAPHPDMAAGALSGGNLQKVVVARELSARPRLLLAAQLTRGVDIGAMHFMYERLVEARDAGAAVLLVSADLGELLALSDRLLVIKDGRLVARFDDPAELTEEATGLYMLGVERHPDERITAGVR, from the coding sequence GTGGAAACCACTGAGGAAACCCACGAGACCATCGACACGGCCCCGCTCGCACTGGAGGCCGTGGGCCTCGGCAAGACCTATCCCAACGGCACCCGCGCCGTCAGCGACGTCGACCTGTCGGTGCCCGGCGGCGAGATCAGGGCGATCGTCGGCCAGAACGGCGCCGGCAAGTCCACCCTGATGAAGCTGCTGTACGGCCTTGAGCAGCCGTCGGCCGGGCACATCCGCGTCCACGGCGAGCGGGTCAGGCTCTCCGGGCCGCAGGACGCCATCGCCCTGGGCGTCGGCATGGTCCACCAGAACCTCATGCTGGTCCCGTCGTTCACCATCGCCGAGAACGTCGTCCTCGGCGTCGAGCCGAGCCGGACGGGTCGGGCGGGCCGGGCAAGCCGGACGGGCCGGTTCAACGGCTGGGCGGGCCGCGTCGACCGGACGGCCGCGGTCGAACGTACCGCCGCGCTGGCCGCGGCGGCGGGCCTCGCCGTCGACCCGGAGGCCAGGGTCGACGCGGTGTCCGTGGGGATGCGCCAGCGGGCCGAGATCCTCAAGGTCCTGCACCGCGGCGCCCGCATCCTGATCCTCGACGAGCCCACCGCCGTACTCACCCCCCAGGAGACCACCGACCTCTTCACGGCGGTCCGCGGACTCCGCGACTCGGGCATGACCGTGCTGTTCATCTCGCACAAGCTCAAGGAAGTACGGGAGATCAGCGACCAGGTCACGGTCATGCGCGCCGGCTCGGTGATCGGCACCGTACGCACCGAGGAGGCGACGCCCGCGCACCTGGCGTCCATGATGGTCGGCCGGGAGATGTCCCTCGACGTGCCGAAGCCCCCGGCGCGCCCCGGGGCGAACGTCCTACGGGTTCGCGGGCTCTCGGGCCCGGCCGTGCACGGCGTCTCGCTCGACATCGCGGCCGGTGAGATCGTCGGCCTCGCGGGAGTCGAGGGCAACGGCCAGACCGAACTCGTCGAACTCCTCGCCGGACTGCGCCGCCCCACCGCCGGAACCGTCACCGTGGACGACGCCGACGTCACCCGCCTCGACGCGGCGGGCCACCGCAGGGCCGGCATCGCCCACGTACCCGAGGACCGGCTGACCAACGGGGCGGCCCTGGACCGCTCCCTCGCCGACAACCTGATCGTCGACCGCCACGACCGGCCCCCCGTCGCCCGCCACGGCATTCTGCGCACCCGGCACGTACGAGAACTCGCCGAGGACCTCATCAGCCGGTACGCGATCCGAGCCCCGCACCCCGACATGGCGGCCGGGGCCCTGTCCGGCGGCAACCTCCAGAAGGTCGTCGTCGCCCGCGAACTGTCCGCCCGGCCACGCCTGTTGCTCGCCGCGCAGCTGACCCGGGGCGTCGACATCGGCGCCATGCACTTCATGTACGAGCGGCTCGTCGAGGCCCGGGACGCGGGCGCGGCGGTGCTGCTGGTCTCCGCCGACCTCGGTGAACTGCTCGCGCTCTCCGACCGGTTGCTGGTGATCAAGGACGGCCGTCTCGTCGCCCGCTTCGACGACCCGGCCGAACTCACCGAGGAGGCCACCGGTTTGTACATGCTCGGTGTCGAACGGCATCCGGACGAGCGGATCACGGCAGGTGTCCGATGA
- a CDS encoding BMP family protein, with product MNKIRILGAVAAFSLALAGCGASTASDSDQSGKSGKLRIKFVINGNLGDRSFFDSAYAGLERTEKDLGYSLKVVELGGDRTKWASGFEDAAAGDDYDVLAAGTVDAVGLISTIAPEYPDKKFWLFDGSVDYTGKTGCSNKCENVYSVTFKQNEAAYLAGFLADKLVAAKALPGSTGKGKVGVIGGVKIPVIEDFVIGFKAGFEAAGGKPSSGVLVQYVGGDNPFGDPAKGKQIASAMYGQGAELVWPVAGSSGLGAFESAVAAKRYAFGVDSDQYKTLTDPGQRQTVVTSILKNAGNALYLAAEANKSGTLAYGKAAAVGLAEDGVGYVDNANFAKLVPAAVRAELKEQVAKVKSGAVKVPSAF from the coding sequence ATGAACAAGATCAGAATTCTGGGGGCCGTCGCGGCGTTCTCCCTCGCACTCGCCGGATGCGGTGCCTCGACCGCCTCGGACTCCGATCAGTCCGGGAAATCCGGGAAGCTGAGAATCAAGTTCGTCATCAACGGAAACCTCGGCGACCGGTCCTTCTTCGACTCGGCGTACGCGGGCCTGGAGAGGACCGAGAAGGACCTCGGCTACAGCCTGAAGGTCGTCGAGCTGGGCGGCGACCGCACCAAGTGGGCGTCCGGCTTCGAGGACGCCGCCGCCGGTGACGACTACGACGTGCTCGCCGCCGGCACTGTCGACGCCGTCGGCCTCATCTCCACCATCGCCCCGGAGTACCCGGACAAGAAGTTCTGGCTTTTCGACGGATCCGTCGACTACACGGGAAAGACCGGCTGTTCCAACAAGTGCGAGAATGTTTACTCCGTCACCTTCAAGCAGAACGAGGCCGCCTATCTGGCGGGATTCCTCGCCGACAAACTCGTCGCCGCCAAGGCCCTTCCGGGCAGCACCGGCAAGGGGAAGGTGGGCGTGATCGGCGGAGTGAAGATACCGGTCATCGAGGACTTCGTCATCGGCTTCAAGGCAGGCTTCGAGGCGGCGGGCGGTAAACCGTCCTCCGGTGTCCTCGTGCAGTACGTCGGCGGCGACAACCCGTTCGGCGACCCGGCCAAGGGCAAGCAGATCGCCTCGGCGATGTACGGCCAGGGAGCCGAACTGGTGTGGCCCGTCGCCGGATCCTCCGGCCTCGGCGCCTTCGAGTCGGCCGTCGCCGCCAAGCGGTACGCCTTCGGGGTCGACTCCGACCAGTACAAGACGCTGACCGATCCCGGCCAGCGGCAGACCGTCGTCACCTCGATCCTCAAGAACGCGGGCAACGCCCTCTACCTGGCGGCCGAGGCGAACAAGTCCGGCACGCTCGCCTACGGCAAGGCCGCCGCCGTGGGCCTGGCCGAGGACGGCGTCGGCTACGTGGACAACGCCAACTTCGCCAAGCTCGTCCCCGCCGCCGTGCGCGCCGAACTCAAGGAGCAGGTCGCGAAGGTCAAGTCCGGTGCCGTCAAGGTCCCTTCGGCCTTCTGA
- the deoD gene encoding purine-nucleoside phosphorylase — MGTPHISAAPGDFAQGVLMPGDPRRARRIAETVLEDARLVTDVRGIEGYTGTYRGVPLSVLASGMGMPSVTIYATELFRFYGVRSIVRVGTAGGIPASVGLRDVVVATAAHTDSAMSGRRIDGVQLSHAAAFGLATAAAQAAGTGTGDVTGGGGAGPRVHVGPVFTSDHFYLERPALFERLEAHGTLAVEMEAAGLYATAAAEGGHALAVLTVSDHVRRAEALTAAERETDFDRAATIAATALLAETIY, encoded by the coding sequence ATGGGCACCCCGCACATCTCCGCCGCCCCCGGTGACTTCGCCCAGGGCGTGCTGATGCCGGGCGACCCGCGCCGTGCGCGCCGGATCGCCGAAACGGTTCTCGAGGACGCCCGGCTGGTCACCGACGTGCGCGGCATCGAGGGATACACCGGAACGTACCGAGGCGTGCCCCTGTCCGTCCTGGCCTCCGGCATGGGGATGCCGTCGGTCACGATCTACGCCACCGAGCTCTTCCGCTTCTACGGCGTGCGCAGCATCGTGCGGGTGGGAACCGCGGGCGGCATACCCGCCTCGGTGGGTCTGCGCGACGTCGTCGTGGCCACCGCCGCCCACACCGACTCCGCGATGAGCGGCCGCCGTATCGACGGGGTGCAGCTGAGCCACGCCGCCGCCTTCGGCCTGGCCACGGCCGCCGCACAGGCCGCCGGGACCGGGACCGGGGACGTGACCGGAGGGGGCGGCGCCGGACCGCGCGTACACGTAGGGCCCGTGTTCACCAGCGACCACTTCTACCTGGAGCGTCCCGCACTGTTCGAGCGGCTGGAGGCGCACGGCACCCTGGCCGTGGAGATGGAGGCCGCGGGCCTGTACGCGACCGCCGCCGCCGAGGGCGGTCACGCGCTCGCCGTCCTGACCGTCAGCGATCACGTGCGCCGCGCGGAGGCGCTCACCGCGGCCGAGCGCGAGACGGACTTCGACCGGGCCGCCACCATCGCCGCCACCGCGCTGCTCGCGGAAACAATTTACTAA